CGGTGCGCCGCTGGGTGCGGCTCTCGTGCACCGAGCCGGGCACTCACCTGCCCGCCTGACCGAGATCGCGGGAGACCTCCGGCTGTCGACGGCCGTGGTCCGCTCCGCCCTGGAGCAGCTCGCCGCCGAAGGGATGTGGCCCTGTTCGAGGGCTACCGGCTGTACAGCGTCGGCACGACGACTCCGACCGAGCGCGCCTACCGGCTGCTACGCACCGCGGTCCACCGCAGCTACGAGCCCGGCGAACGGTTCATGACCCGCTACGACATCGGGCAGAGCTTTGACATCGGCGGCAAGGAGGCCGCGGCCGCCGTACGCCAGCTGATCGCCGAAGGGCTGCTGACAGGGCCGCGCGGGCAGTACGTCAACGCGTACAGCGTCCAGCAGCAGCGCCGGCGCGTGAAGCAGCTGCGCGAGCGCGCCAGCCGACCTGCGCCGCGAGGCCCTCGAACTGATGAGGGCGGCCCGGGAGATCGAGCAGGAGCTGCCCGCCGGCGGCGACTCCCAGGCGACGTAGCCGCGCCCTGCTCGCGTCCCGGGCCGGTGTCACGTGTCCTCTGACACCGAGCCTGGATCGTTTGCCAGTGAAGTTGGATCGGTGGCGTCAGGCAACCCCGAAGGGGCGGAGGCTCGGCGAGTACGACGCCCTCCAGGTCCGCAACGGCCAAGCAAGTAGGGCTTGCCGCCGAAGCGCGGCAGCGTGGTGACCGTCTGGCAGTGGACACCCGACCCCGTTGGTGTGTAGATCAGCGAGGTGCGGCCCGGCATGGTGCACGCCTCTGAGCGGCCCTCTGGCCGTCCGTACGGGGACCTCGGGTCGGACTCCGAGGGAATGACCTGGCTGTCAGCGGGTCGGTCGGGGCCCGGCTGCTGTGGACCGGGCCCCGAGCGTGTGTTCAGAGTCCTTGCGTCAGGAAGACTGCGTCCGGGACCTGGACGGTCTCGGGGGCGGTGCGGGGAAGGAGGCCGAGGATCTGAGCGACGACGTACTGTGCCGACATCATGGCTCCCTCCTGCCAGCCGGGCAGCGGTGATGCCTGGTCACCGACGACGTAGAAGCAGCCGTCGCCCTCGGGCTGAAGGAGCTGCTTGTAGGCGAGCTGGTGGTCGGGGTCGGCCGGGTCCCAGTCGGCCCAGCCGCCGAGCTGGTGGGGCACCTTGTGCCAGGCGATGGTCACCCCCAGGTCCTGGGGCACGGTGGTCTTCTCGCGGAATTCGCGGTGCATCTGTGCGGCGCCGTCCCGGGCCAGGCGCAGCCGGTCGGCCGGCGCGAGTTTGCCCATGTCCTCGGCGTGGTCGCCGAAGTTGTACGCCCCGGTGAGGGTGCCCGTCTTGGAGAAGTAGTCGTTGGACGGGTACCAGAACTGGGTGATGGGGTGGTCGGTCCAGCTGATGCCTCCGTAGATCTGGTTGTGGTCGTCCTCCCAGAACCGCCGGTTGGCCTGCCAGCCAACCTTGCATGTCGGCGCGAAAGCCACCGCTTCCATGGCGTTGCGGAACCCCGTGGAGAAGCCGGTCAGCGTGAGCTGCTTCAGGACCGGCAGCGGGATGTTGCTCACGCAGTAGTCGGCCGTCGTCGTCAGTTCCTGTCCGCCCGTGCGGTAGGTGACGCTGACCGCGTCGCCCGTCAGGTCGATCGAGGTGACCTCGGCCTCGAGTTCGACGCTCACGTCGTACTCGGAGGTGATGCGCTCGGTGAGGGCGTGGACGATCTTGTCCATGCCGCCGACGGGCTGGAACATCGTGGCCTGCCACAGGTAGTCCACCGGCTGGTAGAACCTGTACTTCCAGAACTCCGACTGAATCAGTTCGGCGAGGGGCAGCGGGGGTGCGGGCCGGGGGAATTCGTGGACGTCGAGGGGCTCGTCGTAGCCGGAGCGAGTGGAGCCGTGGTACTCGCCTTCCTCGTCCAGGTCGCCGAACTTGCGCAGCAGGTCACGCAGCGGTCCGGTGAGCTCGTCGCGCTCGGTCAGGGTGGCGGAGAGGAGAGCGGCGAGGTGGCCGCGGGTGTCGTTGGCGATCCGCCGGTTGCGCCAGGTCTGGCCGGGCGGGGTGTGTCCCGCCGTGCTGTGCAGGACGTTCGCCGTCGTCTCCATGATGTACGGCTCCAGAGACACCCCGAGGTCGGTGCAGTAGTTGAGGACTCGGCGGTGGTGGTACGGGATGCGGCCGGGGCCGAGGTTGAGGTACAGGTCCTCGTCGAAGGCGCAGGTGTGGGTCAGCACCGGGCTGTTGCCCTCGCCGTCGAGTTCGTACAGCTTGTCGCCCTTGCGGGCGGTGCGGTTGCGGCCGCCGGTGCGGGTCTGGGGCTCCAGGACCGTGCACCGGTAGCCGAGCCTGCCCAGTTCGTAGGCGGCGGTGAGTCCGCCGACGCCTGCGCCGAGGATGAGTACCGACGGCTCCTCGCCGGCCGCCGCGCGTGGTGCGGCGGCGAAGTCCGGCGCGGTGCCTTCGCCGGAGCTCAGCGGGCCGGCGAGGCCGGACATGGCGTGGTAGAGCGACTGTGCGGATTCGGAGGGGGTGGCGGACGTGCGGGTGCTCATGGCTCACCTCTCGGGTGGGACGGGACGGTGCCGCTCCCGGTTCGTCTGGCTCCTGTGGCTTGTGCGGTGAAGAAGCCCGTGGGACCGGCCGCGGGACGGCCCCGAAGGAGACGAGACCTGGCCATGAAGTGCCGCGCGAAGTACGAGTTCGGCCTGCGCAAGGGGTCCTTCCCGGTCTGTCGCAGGCGGACGCCGACCGTCCGGGTGAGCACACGGAACGGAAGCTGACGCACGCCAGCGTGCGCCCGCGCCTGCCGGCCCGCGGCGGACGACCTTCAAGGAGCCGTGTGCGGCCGGAGGGAGGTGACTGCGGTGCCGGGTACGGCCAGGAGCAGTCCGGAACCCCGGCCTGACGCTTCAGGGAGCCCCTGCATGCCACCTGTGGCTCACCGCACTTGCGGCATATGCCGCCGTAAATATTCTGATTAGTGGCAATAAGGGTGGTGCGGTGCGTGGTTTCGCGCTGGACCACCCGTTCTGTGCGACTGGAGGAGTTCCCAAGATGCAGCAGCCTCACCCGGCGGACCTGCGCGCGGTGGCGACCTACCGCGATGACGGTGATGTCAAGCTTGAAGGCATCTCACTCACCTGGCGGATCGGCGCAAACGCCTCCGACCAGGGCACCACGGAGCCGTCCGACTGGAACAACGGGCGCCCGGACTACCCGCACCACTACGAGGTGTGGCTGGACGGGCGTCCCGCGCAGACGGTGGACCTGTACTGGGCGGCCTGGTATCCGCACTGGCAGTCGGCCAACCGGCACTGGGTGTCCCTCGGAGAGACCCCCGCCCTCGAGTACCGGGCCAAGATCCGGGCCCGGCACGTCGACGGCGCCTGGGGGCCGTTCACGGATGAGGTCGCCGTCGACACGTCCACGTCCACGCCTTATGACGCGCACATCCCCGCGCGCGCCGAGGAGCGTGGGGTTGACGGCCGGGAGCGGCACGGGAGTCTGGAGTTCCCGGTCAGCCGGGCGATCCGGGCGATCCGTGACGAGGACGAGGCGCCGATCTGCCAGAAGGCGCGCGAGTTGAACACCTCGACCACCTGGCAGGAAGTGGTGCCCCCCGGCACAGCCGGCAACCCGCCGTGGAACGAGGCCCGCGGGTACCTGGAATACCGCAAGTTCTTCCAGGGCGCCAACGTGGCATCGGCAGCGAATCCCGCCTTCCAGGGCCTGGATCTGGCCGGCGGGGACGGCCTGGGTGACTGGCCGACCAGCACGCTTGAGGCCGTCGACGGCCGGCACACCTTCACCTACAACTACCGGCAGAACCACATGGGCCCGAAGTGGACTCACCAGTGGTTCATCACCAAAGAGGACTGGCACCCGGCCCAGGGAATCTCCTGGGACGTGCTGGAGCCGACGCCCTTCATGGTCGAGTACCACGGCAGCGGCACACACGCCGACCAGCAGCTGCACTACACCACCGAGGCACTGACATCCCGGCAGGGACGACACGCCATCGTCAACATCTGGGGCGGCGGCGACGCCGGACACGACTACAAGGGCGAGTTCTTCGTCAGCGTCTCCGACGTCGAATTCCGCTAGGGCGCGTATCGAGTCGTGAACAATGTGCCTTCCAGAGGCCCGTCCCGAGGTGCCTGCCAGCGTGGGAGAGGGACATGTCACGTCCTGTGCCGGCCGGAACATAGATCATCGCGGTGCTCCTCGGGGGGATCGTCATTGGGTCAAGTCGGAGCTCGAACCCGGCGGCGCCCGATGCATCACCCGATCAGTGGCCACGCTGAAAACGCTCAGTGCTTCCGTTCGCTCGTCGAGCCGGCACGGTATCAGCGGCGCGGGCGGAGTTGCTGCCCTTCGCGGGCTCAACGGCTCTTGTACATCGTGACCGTGAAGCTGACCTTCTTACCGTTGTGGTAGTCGGTGCTGTCCCACACTGAGATGTGAGACCTGTCCTGCATCCGCAGCTGCAGCACCTCATCGGCGTTGCTCCAGTTGTATCCGACGAACTGGAAGTTCGGCTCGGGACTGTCTCCCATTCTACTGTTTCCCCAGCTGCAGATATGCGACGAGTCGTTCTCGCAGACGGACCAGGCCCTGGCGTACAAATGGCAGTCCGCTCCCTGCCATACGTCGATACGCTCCAGCCTCGCGTCGGACGAGCGCCACGTGCCGTTGAACCGGCTGGCGGAGCACAAGGCGGCTGCTTCTTTTGTCGAGGTGACGGTCAGCACCACCGAGAGGGAGAGCGTCAGGGCGGCCGCCAAGAGCACGGCCATGATCTGGCGTAGTGGAATGCGGGCAGAAGAGACCTGTGTCATCGTGAACCTCCGATAGCGGTCGCAGCGCGGGGCATCCCGTCCTCACACGACGCGTCGTCCCCCTCCTTCGACTGAACGCCACCCATTCGGGCCCGGATCATTTAGCCCTTTACCCCCTGCCTATTCCAGAGCAGCACTCTGCAATCCTGACCGCAAGTCGGCAGGATTTTACATTTCGCGCACGATTCAATGATGATTGCGATCAAAAGTGGATCGGTCAATTGAGCTTCTTCAGCCTTGACGCTCCAGGGTGAGGATGGCTTTGGCGATTGACGTCATGCGGTTCGGACTGCATCGGGACCTGCGGAAGATCCGCCAGGATTTCAAGCGGGCGACGCCGCGTTCGACCGGTGCCCGTGCCGCGGCCAGGGCCCGGTTGGCGGTCCTCTCGGTGGGGGTGAGTTCATGCAGGGGCCTGCGTTTGATGCCCGTGGTCAGCCAGGGGCCGCCGCCCTGGTAGGCGAGATCGGCCAGGATGGGAACGCCCTGGCGCTCGCAGATGCGGATGATCCGGTGGGTGCGGGCGGCGGTCAGGTCGTGGGCACGGCCCGGCAGCGCGGGTGAGAGCCACAGCAGCCGGCCGTCCGGATCGTGACCACCTGTACGTTCACTCCGTGCCGGCGGTGCTTGTGGGAGTAGTCCGCGCGTGAGTCGCCGACCCGGTCGCACTCGGCGAGGGTCCCGTCCAGCAGGACGAAGTCGGGGTCGGCCTCGCGCAGGGCCTTCATTAGACCTGGCGCACGTTGGGCGAGCAGGTCGGTGAATGCGCTGGTGTAGGCGTGGGCGGTGGACTCGCTGATCCCGAACCCGGCAGCGATCTTTGCCAAGGTTGTGTGCTCACGTAGGTACACCAGTGCCACCATCGCGCGCTGGGACGGGCGGAGCTTGCAGCGTCGGTCGCCCTCACGGGTGACGATGAGCATGGTGACCGCGCGAGATCGCTGGCCTGACGGCGCGGAAGCCAGCGGACGCGTTCGCCAGCGTCGACATTGACGGCGGTGCCGGCATGCTCGTACCGGATGTAGTCGCTGACGGGTTCGGACACGATGCGGGCCCGGCGGACGACGACCCCGCGGGCGACCGTGCGGCGGATCAGCTCCACCCACGGCCCCCAGTACGGGGACGCCGGGTCGATGTCGCGGGTACCGGTCCTTCGCCAGGTGGCGAAGTCATCCGCTTCGCTGGCGACTGCGTAGGTGTCGCGCATCTCGAGGTGTACGGCGCTGTGCCGGGCGCTGTCGAGCAGCTCACTGAAGCTGGGCACGCTCGGCGACATCGCACGCCTCCCTCAAGATCGACACCATGCGGGCGGGGATCCGCACCACTTGCTCGTGGTCGGGGATGCCGACGGCGTGCCCGGGCAGTTCGAAGGCGGCGCAGTGCGCCTCCGTGTCCGGGTCGGGCGTCCATCCCTGAATGACGAACTCGCCCTTGTTCTCGTCGACTCAGACGGTCGGGCTCTCGCCGGTTCCGGTGTTGCCCGGGGCTTGGCCGACTGGTTGGAGTCGACGTGGCAGAGCCTATGTAGACCGTGACCCCCCCCATCCCTCAGGCAGTCGGTATCGCCTGGTGCGCGTGGCACGAGGCGTACTCCAACACGGCTCGCCCCGTTCGGGATACCAGCCGCGCCCGCCTCTTCGCCTGCTACTCCTGCCGCCAGGCGTAAGACCTCGTCCCCCTCGCCGACCAGCCATGAACTCCGACTTCGTCAACGCGGCCGAGATGCTGTCCGTACCAAGGCGGCCGGGCCGGCCTCCGAGCGGATCGACGGGAAGCGCTGCGTATGGTGCGGCGGCGCGGCCTCGATGGATCTGGGACCGCGGCTCAGCGTCATCGACGGAGTGCTGAAACGGTGGGAGCTGCGCGGCTGTCGCTCGTGCGCGAAGCGTGAGGCCGGACGCGTGCACGACATCCACATCACCACGTGCGCCCGCAGCGTCCGTCGGGACTACTGCCCGGAGAGCAAAGCCCTGTACGCGCTCGCGCAGACCCGCTGAGCCTTCGCCTGCTGAGGTTCGCCGGCGCCGATTTCGTCGGCCAGATGGTGCGCGGCCTGTTCGATCTGCCCATCGACCTCGACCGCCTCGCTTACCGGCCCGGTGCCTTCGCTGTACGCCGCTCTTCAGCAGACCCCCGGCAGTTCACCGAGGACCAGGGAGGCATATCGAGCCGTACGTGCCGATGGGCGAGTACAGCCGGGGCGAGGGTCAGGCGGGCGAGGTGTCGGGGCGGGCGTCGTACAGGGCGCGGGCGGCGTCGATGTGCGTCAGGTGCGTGATGCTCCACTCCAACAGGGGTGCGGTGGCTTCGCGGAGGGTCTTGCCCATCGGAGTGAGTTCGTAACTGACGTGCGGCGGCATGACGTTGCGGACGGTTCGTGTGAGGATCCCGTCGCGTTCCAGGCCGCGCAGGGTGACGGTGAGCATACGCTGGCTGATCCCGTCGACGGCCCGCTTGAGTTCGGTGAAGCGGCGCGGCCCCTGGCTGAGGTTACGCACGATCAGCAGCGACCACTTGTCGCCGACGATGCCGAGCACTTCACGGGCCTGGCACGGGTTCTCCGGACGTGTCGGCCGCGACTCGCCGCCCAGTGTGCCGCTCATGGTTACCTCCAGAGAACCGGGGCACCGAAATGTGCCTTATTGATCGGGGTGCGGCAGGTGCAGCACGATGATTTCGGTTCCTGAAGAGTACCGAGGCACGAACAGGAACCTTCATGCCCCCGTGCCTCCACGTCCCGAAGAGGAAAGAAATTCCCCTGATGTCAACTTTTCTGCTGGTACACGGCGCCTGGCACAGCGGCCAGTGCTGGCAGCGGGTGGTCCCGCTGCTGGAATCGGCCGGACACCGCGTGTTCGCGCCCTCACTGACCGGCTACGGCGACAAAGCACACCTGCTCGGTCCCGAGGTGGGGCTCGACACGCACGTCGCAGACGTCGTCGAGCTGATCCGCGAGGAGAACCTGACCCAGGTGGTGCTCGTGGGTCACAGCTACGCGGGACTGGTCATCTCGTCCGTGGCCAACGAGGTACCGGAACGAATCGTGCACCTGGTGTACCTCGACGCGATGGTCCCGGAGCACGGTGAGACCGCCGTCGACGTGCAGCCCATGACCCAGAACCTGATCGACCTGGCCGCCACGTCCGACAACAGCTGGCGCATCCCGCCGCTGCCTGAGATGCCACCGCCCCTCGGCCTCTTCGGAGTCACCGACCCGGCGGATGTCGCATGGCTGCGTGC
The sequence above is a segment of the Streptomyces asoensis genome. Coding sequences within it:
- a CDS encoding flavin monoamine oxidase family protein, whose protein sequence is MSTRTSATPSESAQSLYHAMSGLAGPLSSGEGTAPDFAAAPRAAAGEEPSVLILGAGVGGLTAAYELGRLGYRCTVLEPQTRTGGRNRTARKGDKLYELDGEGNSPVLTHTCAFDEDLYLNLGPGRIPYHHRRVLNYCTDLGVSLEPYIMETTANVLHSTAGHTPPGQTWRNRRIANDTRGHLAALLSATLTERDELTGPLRDLLRKFGDLDEEGEYHGSTRSGYDEPLDVHEFPRPAPPLPLAELIQSEFWKYRFYQPVDYLWQATMFQPVGGMDKIVHALTERITSEYDVSVELEAEVTSIDLTGDAVSVTYRTGGQELTTTADYCVSNIPLPVLKQLTLTGFSTGFRNAMEAVAFAPTCKVGWQANRRFWEDDHNQIYGGISWTDHPITQFWYPSNDYFSKTGTLTGAYNFGDHAEDMGKLAPADRLRLARDGAAQMHREFREKTTVPQDLGVTIAWHKVPHQLGGWADWDPADPDHQLAYKQLLQPEGDGCFYVVGDQASPLPGWQEGAMMSAQYVVAQILGLLPRTAPETVQVPDAVFLTQGL
- a CDS encoding lytic polysaccharide monooxygenase auxiliary activity family 9 protein gives rise to the protein MQQPHPADLRAVATYRDDGDVKLEGISLTWRIGANASDQGTTEPSDWNNGRPDYPHHYEVWLDGRPAQTVDLYWAAWYPHWQSANRHWVSLGETPALEYRAKIRARHVDGAWGPFTDEVAVDTSTSTPYDAHIPARAEERGVDGRERHGSLEFPVSRAIRAIRDEDEAPICQKARELNTSTTWQEVVPPGTAGNPPWNEARGYLEYRKFFQGANVASAANPAFQGLDLAGGDGLGDWPTSTLEAVDGRHTFTYNYRQNHMGPKWTHQWFITKEDWHPAQGISWDVLEPTPFMVEYHGSGTHADQQLHYTTEALTSRQGRHAIVNIWGGGDAGHDYKGEFFVSVSDVEFR
- a CDS encoding winged helix-turn-helix transcriptional regulator, coding for MSGTLGGESRPTRPENPCQAREVLGIVGDKWSLLIVRNLSQGPRRFTELKRAVDGISQRMLTVTLRGLERDGILTRTVRNVMPPHVSYELTPMGKTLREATAPLLEWSITHLTHIDAARALYDARPDTSPA
- a CDS encoding alpha/beta hydrolase is translated as MSTFLLVHGAWHSGQCWQRVVPLLESAGHRVFAPSLTGYGDKAHLLGPEVGLDTHVADVVELIREENLTQVVLVGHSYAGLVISSVANEVPERIVHLVYLDAMVPEHGETAVDVQPMTQNLIDLAATSDNSWRIPPLPEMPPPLGLFGVTDPADVAWLRATLSDQPVRCLRQPVRLDNPAVDSIPRTHIHCVGAEPEGIVRRPVPAIQPNGSPARIRELPTGHDCMITMPADLSELLLESTLR